Genomic window (Penaeus vannamei isolate JL-2024 chromosome 22, ASM4276789v1, whole genome shotgun sequence):
AGAATTAGGCAGTTTTTTCATAGGTTTATAATTGAGGTATTATTCTAACAGTAATGGAGAGCTTCAGAAGCTTCAGCAGTTGAAGGAAGAAACAGGTGAACTGTCATCAGCCGATGAAAAGCGATTCCGCATGTTGAAGAAGCAGGCTGAGAAAGTGAGTGTTATTTATGTTAACCTTTTGATTAACAATGTAATACTTCACTCTGGGTTACACTAAGATTTTGGCAGTATGTTTTTCAAACGCTTCATGTAGAATATATTGCATTAATTGTTAATTATCTTTTGTCATATTTTCAAAGAGAATGATTGGATTCATTTGAGCACCAGTGTTATTTAGCAGAGGAGACTGCACTGATGTGACATTCTCTTGAATTAGAAGCCTATAACTGATTTATTCTAGTTTTAAATTTGAAATAGGCCGGTACAAATAATGCTCTTCATGTTTATACAATTCGTGCAGCCCTTAGCTTACAGTAACTGATTTTTTCCAGACACTTTTAGAAGCAGCCGATGTGATATGTTGCACTTGTGTGGGAGCTGGAGATCCTCGTCTGGCACGTCTGAAGTTCCACTCCATTCTCATCGATGAGTCCATGCAGGCCACTGAGCCAGAGTGCATGGTTCCGGTATGTTTGGCTTAACATTTCTTAATCCTTAAAGAAAGTTTTTGTGGCTTTTCCTGTATGtgccagaaaaaaggaaaaggagggagacagaaaatgaatatatgataaatagaatatatatgattattgtgatatctatgatatttgtaatacatatgataatatacacatatgataaacTCTGTGACATATACTACATAATGATACAGAATACCTATACAGAGGTAGAGGAATTTAACTGCTAAGCTAAGTCTGTCATGCCTCAAGCCTTTCTTTTATGTGTGACTGTGAATATCTACCAAGAGGAAAGGATCCTGGAAAACACAGTTCCATGGCTGACTGCCTTTTAAAACTttaggaatgtatatatgtgctccCTTTAAAATTCTTGTGTGGTTAGTAATAACTTGTATGTATGGCTCCTATACTTTCTTTAATTGGGTTCCCTTTATTCCTACAGGTTGTGTTAGGAGCCAAGCAAGTCATTTTGGTAGGTGATCACTGCCAGCTTGGGCCTGTCGTCATGTGTAAGAAAGCCTCCCGTGCTGGTCTCTCGCAGTCACTGTTTGAGCGTTTGGTTGTCCTGGGCATCCGACCCTTCCGCCTCACCGTCCAATACCGCATGCACCCTCAGCTTGCTCAGTTCCCGTCTAACTTCTTTTATGAGGGATCTCTTCAGAATGGTGTTGTTGATggtaagataaaagagagaatggtGTTGGTTTATATTGGGACTTATTTTGTGTCCATTGAAATTTTGTAGAAAAATTATGAGACAAAAGGTATTTATTAGAAAGTAAGTCAATGGCATTAAAATCTATGGTTAAAACTTGAGAATGAATGATATGAGAAGTAAAATGACAAAATATTATTAGATTGCGATAACTAAAACATATTCTTTCCACAGCTGACCGCACCATGAAAGGCGTGAGTTTCCCGTGGCCCCAACAAGACAAACCCCAATTCTTCTATGTGACCTCGGGCCAGGAGGAAATTGCAGGGTCAGGAACTTCCTACCTGAACAGAACCGAGGCCTCCAGCGTTGAGAAACTTGTCACACGCTTCCTCAATTCCGGTGTCAAGCCAGAACAGATTGGTGTCATCACTCCCTATGAAGGCCAGAGAGCTTACCTGGTTagttcttttttgtttgatttgtatGTTTTATGGATTAACGACTAATTGACTTATGCTCTTCAGTTTCTGAGTATTTTTCCTAGTAGAAATATGTTACTTGGTATTTTATGAAAGTATTTTCTGTTAAGAACCAGCAACTTTCACTGGAGAAGTAAGTGTTAATATGCTTCCAATTGTTGTAAACAAGGTGAATATTAAATCCTCTATTCTGTGTTTGCAAATGTTTGTTATAAGTAACAAGGTTCCCAGACTTTTGTATTTATCacattcttatcttatcttgatCATTATAACTCCTAATCGGAATAAGGATGTTGTCATTACTCGCAAAAAGGAATTATTCTTTGATTTTAATTTCAGACAACAAAATGTACTTGGCATTCCAACCAATTGATCAGTATCTCGAGGAAGTTGCTAAATTTTTAACTAGGATATTCTACTAGATCAGTTGTTTTCAGACTTTGGGGTAATTGCCTATGTGGGAGTAATGAAAATTTCTAGGAGATAAGGCACTTTCTAAAAGTAATAGTTCTTTGTATTAAGGCGATGTGCTGTATCTTCTGTAGACCCATGCATTGGTATAAAGGGCAAATGGTACTGATTCCCATTAATGATACAACAATTATGTCTGTTTTAATTACCAAAGAAATTGGGTTTTAATTCCTACTTGTATGAAAAGATACAAagctttaatttgattttttgtgAAAGTGATAATGTCttcattctttgtttcttgaaTGATATTAATTTCATACAAATGGAATACATTAGAATTTAACCCATTactgctggtatattttgaagccgaaaataaaagtttccagGCCCACTGCTGGGTCGGAGTGTGAGCCCTGATACAGCGTCACGGGTGGGCCGCCTGGCAATGTTTATCTTTTCTGGtctctcatatgtgggacacccgtcgttactGGGTTAagcattctaatatttttcattcttttaagtCTGGATAACcgaagagaagtgggaagagggaatgatATCAAAAAGTCGGAGAACACTATACTAGATGAATGTATCGCTGCACTTCAGATGGTTTGGGGAGCCTTACAGATTGTTTTTCTTAATAACATTTCATAATGTTTGTCTGGATTCTGAGGCTAAAATTTATTCTTCTGTATCAGGTTCAGTACATGCAGTATCAGGGACCTCTCAACCAGAAGCTGTATCAGCGCCTGGAGGTCGCGAGTGTGGATGCTTTCCAGGGCCGAGAGAAGGACATCATTATCATGTCCTGTGTGCGATCCAACGAGCACCAAGGAATCGGGTTCTTGTCAGATCCGCGTCGTCTGAATGTGGCTCTGACTCGAGCACGTTACGGCATCATCATCGTTGGAAACCCGAAAGTACTCTCGAAGGTGAGTTACTTTTTAATGCAAgctgtctcttttctgtctcagATCAAACAATTAGGTGCTAGAACTCTCATTTGCAAccttctctcttttataatcTGAATAGGTTTTGAAAAATAGGTTTTGAAAGGTAACTTTTCCCTCCAATTTCAGCAAGGACTATGGAACCACTTGTTGCATCACTTTAAGGAAAAGAAAGTTTTGGTGGAAGGGCCCCTCAACAACCTCAAGGAATCCATGATGCAGTTCAGTAAACCCAAGAGACTAATTAATGCAACTAACCCAGGCTCGCACTTCATGAATACAGCTATGTACGATGCGCGAGAGGCTATGGTTCCTGGCTCTATGTACGATAGGTCAGGTCAGCTCAATGGTTCTGCACCCCCGCCTTCCCAGTGCTTCAGAGGTGAGCTTACAAAAAATTCTATGTGCCTGATTGTCTCCTTGTCTGATGATTAAATTAAATTCTTGGCTCTTTTgtaatacatgaatatttatctcAACTCCATGATGTTGACTGACCACATTAGCAGAAAGTTGAAATCAAGTTCTTTCTATAAATGTTAATTTTCACAGGTATACAAATGAAGCCTATTATTAGAAGTAAAAAAGATTTTTATTACAAATCTAGGAGCATCATGTAACTAGACTCTTTATCTCCTACAGGACCACAGTATGATATGTACGGCCGAGCTCATGATTCTCTGGATTATATATCTGCTGACCACTCCCAGCCTGGGCTAAACAACTTACCAGTGCCAGTGGGAATGTTCATGAACATGGCTCATGTACCACCTCGCTTCTACCAGCAACACCAGCAGGCTCTGGCACAAGcacgtggaggaagaggtggtgctCGAGGTGGCAGAACTGGAGGCAGAAAGCCCAACAAAAACATGGGTGGTTCTAATGCTCTACAGTTATCTCAACCCTTCAGCCAAGACCCCACCACACAAAGTTACTCTCAGCCTGGTCTCACGCAAGGGCACCTCTCACAGGTAACGTCAACATTGCAGTTTTAAGGGTCTGGCCTTTTtaagtatataagtgtgtgtgtgtgtgtgtgtgtgtgtgtgtgtgtgtgtgtgtgtgcgtgtttttgtgtgtgtatgtgtgcgtgttttcgtgtgtatgtgtgcgtgttttcgtgtgtgtatgtgtgcgtgttttcgtgtgtgtgtgtatgtgtgcgtgttttcgtgtgtgtgtgtgtgttttcgtgtgtgtttttgtgtgtgtgtgattattgtgGATATTTGATGAGAAAGTAAATGGAATAGAAAGGGTTAATTTTTCTTAATGGCACAACTTGGATAACATTTTCTTTTCCCCATGTGTACAGGGCATGTCTGGGCCTGGATTGAGTGGGCTCTCGCAGGGAGGACTGTCTCAGGCAGAACTTTCCCAGGACTCGTACATGGTAGACCAGTTCCAGAGCCAGACGGATGGACTCCTCTCCCAGGACTCCACCTACCAGGGTGACCGTGCGTTCTTCACTCCAGCATCACAAACGCACCACTTCTCACAGGTAGGCTCAAAATTTTTATATTGTCTTTGTTGAGTGTACGAATTATGGACACAGATTTTGGAAGAAGAATTACTGATGCTGTCTTATATTACTACcagataatattatcatcataacacatTCTCATTTGGTTAAATGATATAGATTCTCTGTGAGATTAAATATGTTCTTCCTGGATTTAGcattaacaaaaaaagaagaagaaaaaaaagtaattgttGTTTTGGTATGTAACATTATTTATTCAGAAAAATGTAGACAAATCTGTAATTATACTTTTTGACCAATACTAAACATTCAATCACTTCTTTTTCCAGCCGTACTGATGGTGATTTGAGAGATCCCCTGGCGCATGAAAGGCGATGAAGCAGCGCACCAGAGCAGCAAGACATACGTGGAGCAACACAGGGGGACCCACAGCAGgcacagcagcagtagcagcagcggcACAAGGAACAGCAGCCTAAGCAGTCCCCTCGTGTGGTCGAGTCACGTGCAGACCTCCCTGCCGTGGAAGCTGATGCAGGAGGCAACAGCAAACAGGACTGCTACGGCACTTATGAACATAGCCAAGGCAGGTGCTTACTCTCAAAGGTGTGAGACAAGACAGAAGGTGCCTTATATCCCAACATAGTTAATTCTCGGGTATGGACGATCCTTTGGCCACACCATGGATCTGGCCTGTCTATTAGTATAGATGATGGCTCCATAAAGAGTGGATATCAGCCCAGCCCTTGATCCTCTAACCCGAGACATGCTCATGTCAACAAGAAGGAAGTGTAGGcacctgagaaagaaagagagcgagagagagagaggaaagagagaacaagagcacAATGATGAGCAGCTTCCAGCcagccccagcccctcccccctccctgcggGTGCAGGAGAAGTGACCTCAGTGCTACCACACAGGACTGCCACGCTGTCATGACCTGCCTGTGTCCTGAACAGTGGCGATGCCCACACACTCCTACATGTCCTCTTCATTCCACTGGCAAAACACCAagtggaggaggaacaggagactCCCATGATATTACACAACGTTTGTCAGCACTGTTTCTTTGTTCTGTTtaagttttcttgtttttatatcattCATGGATTCAGTATGTGATGGGTATTTGGTTTTAGTAATATGGTTtgcaaaaaatacacaaaaaaattagCAGCCAtgattacatgtatgtgtacttaATATACTTTTTCATTTCTATAACTGGACTGTAATGATAGAGCACGCTTTGTGTTCACAGGTGGCAGTAAAGTGATGAGGACAACTTGCTCTTTTGTTAATTTTTGGTTGGTCTGCATATTACAGCAATCCTTTGTTCAATATAATAAGCATATGGTAATTTTCTGTACTTTTACACAAAAAACTTATAGAATTAGTACAAGTACaaatttctgaaaaaaatataaaaaaatgcatacatgtaCTGCCAAAATTGTATTTGTTAATACAGTTATCATGCCATCTTTCAATGTCAAGAGTACAAGCTTACAGGCCATGCACGACTAATTAAAACACCCTCTGTAGAAAGATGTAtggcattttttatttgttgttatggcATAGAAATCAAGGTTCTCTTATTATTTGTTGGTATATTGCTACAAATAACATCACAAAAGATTTATGGAAAATTTCTCTTCCCATATTTCCAAGTTCTGAACactcaattttatttattttaaaatttttagtATCAAAGACCTGTAGGTCTTTAAAGATCTATGTGATTGAAaacaaagttattattatcaattattattatttttattatttttttccttctttcttttttttaataaggaaTCAAAGTTATCTGCTCACAGATAACAGTGCATATAAAGGAAAATAGCTTCTAGTAAGGGTGCCATCAAGTCCTTAgactttgttttcctctttatgTATTGTTTTTGTAAATGGGTTAACTGGCCCGCTAGTGTGTCCATCTCATTTCACAGAATTGGGGAGCAGTTtaatttatagttttattttgaCAGTATTGACTATTCACCTTCTAAAAGAAACCATGCGTGGTGACCAACATTGGAACAGAACTGTCCTGTATTCACTGGTGATGAAATTCTGCTACAACTGTTATTGAATTGTTTAAATAGGCTTTCTTAAATGTATGCCCtatgagaaaaagtaaaaaaaaaaaaaaaaaaaaaaaaaaaaagacagggttATATATTAGTAGGCTTGCATAATTCTGTAGAATATTGGGAAggtcatcatatatatttttattttatttttatttttttctctgtcaatTTGAGTGGCTCTAAGGTATATTGGTTATACCCCCACCCCATTTGAAGCTTTTATTTTATGAAATGATTGGGCCTTAAGAAATGAACAACTTCCAAGGCAACATTGGTAATAACACCTAATAAATGAGTAAACAAGACTGATGTTTTTCAAGTTCCTTCCATTGTTTGGAAGTTAATCTGGTAAAATGTTCTCTATGTTAATCAGTAATATGGAGAAATTGACTAAATTACTCTTAAGAGGACCTGTTGGCTTTATGTATCAAAAATGGATATAGGATAACTGCTTTCAATCCGAGGCCTCCAGGCTGGCTAAAATGCTGATTTGTCCGACTGTGAGGCTGTTATAATCAAGGTGCAGGGTCCACCATGTGCAGGGAACCAGCACATAAGTTTTCATGCCATATACACTATAAACAAACATGAATGAAATAATGAGGCCTTAATGTTACTTTCATTTAAAAAATCCCACATGCTTTTGCAGGAGTTTAGTCTACAAGATAACTCATTCTATTAAAATAATGGTTATATGCCATATGCAACCCTGGTGAGATGACCATGCATGGCATGCCATACATGCCTTCcataatggttaaaagcgaaataaatgtactagacatctaaggtcatatagcactaaaggaaggtatagtaaagggtgatgacaGGTGATATGTGTCAAACATCATGAGTAaagttgaaaggttaaagatggataaaggagttgatgagggaatgggttatggtggtttaggtaataGAATTAAATTGAGTGAAGGATATTTacgtgtctgaggaaggagaacaggttgtcaaagcagaagctgtgagattctgtaGGGATGTCTGATATGCTGGAAATGCAGAGGTGCAGGCTATAGTAAAACATggacaggacaacagaatgtgtggaactgaaaacGGGACATTACACAGGGGACATTGGGGCGGGTAGGAACGTGACATTAGATCGGCATACATGAGGCGgatgtggccaatacgtaagcgtgtgAGGGCCGTCTCCCAATGTCTGTTccggtgaaatggagctgaccaagaggagacaggtggttttacagtatgtaatttattgttgcagaggcttgaccagaaagattgccatcgggtatacaagaaggtcttaaagtgggggtaataatccgtagctggaatatgtgagaagtgtagttgaggtgatgtggacattgcggcatagcgtgcaagaatatctgcctgttcattgccagggattccaacaaggcttggtacccagcaaaatctgacagatttgtgatgtgtggatagatagaacaaccagttctggaaggggagggtgtaggaacatcttggtcTTTCAGGCATTccagtaagtcttctccacagtctgaccaatctttggtattgactgggcagtttgcttggggagatagagacagttccggtaaaAGTATTAAGAgatggatgaggttctgcaggaagaGATCAGTTAGATTTCATACTAAAGCTTCAGTTTCATATgtgactgttacgagacgggagcAATCGTGTACGGAAAGGcatggaaagggactctgcccacatgtttttggaggcattgttgaaagaagagtgttgcctgagtaaggaacTGTAGGGGGGATCAAGAAAAATCAGCCCCATTTACCTGGgataaatagagtatttaagatattcgcagggttggtggtggtagaaggacggggacgtgtggaagagggagtgttgttgagagggggggatagcattacggagagatggagaaaaaagctgtaaggtagtaataagggaggatgggatgcttgatgaagaaggttgtgggggtagaggttATGAAATTGAGGAAGTtaggagagtaggaatgtcttttggagattgagtctcagcttgggtgggtaatgcactagtaggcagtgaggagtgggtagtagtttcaatGTTCAAATTTGTGGTCAAAGAAAAGCCTGGGGTTGGAGAGCCAagagagtttgaattggtggggctatttgatgaaggggcaagcctcattgtccctaataagggtattacatcttcattactggccataggaagccttgattatgttggggaaataaacagtccacccctcagtgCCCCTTAAGGgctaagggctagacaactataTCGGGAATACAGTGCCCATGGTTCCCGTAGGCCATTCaagactggcacaaagtcagcctttcatcctttcagcatggctctttcACCTTAGTAAGTAAATAGtagagggggttggagaagggacagaaacagaaaactggagggagaaaaggccatgcaaaattaatgttgaggccctaggcaggggagatccctgcattgggtctcagtctccatctcctaagacCCCCGcacaacaacgagcaagggattgggggcCACTGGATTAACTCATTGAACACATACTGTAGCTCTATATCCCACTTTAACTAGACTTGGTACATTTTTCAAGAAATCTATAATTATCTACTATATCAGATTGCTTGAAGATGTTGAGGTAggtaccttttttatttttaaactacatcaaagagaaaaacaatcagTACTTTCCTTAGAGTCTAAAATTCAAAGAAAAGAATGAGTACATATTTTACTTACATTTCTTTTTCAATATCCATGCTTGCAAAATTATTTGGGGGGGCAAATGAAAGACTCTCACAGAATTGCTGACTGGAGAGAGAACTTTAGTTGCATGTTCTTGCTAATTAAAATACaacattttgatgataatagcatcCAGTATAATATTGAGGTAATATATTTTTAAagcctttttattattctttttcttatatcatgAACTTCTCTTTAATCTTTACAAGTCAGTATGTATAAGTTacacaaaataagaaagacaaaaacaaggaaTTTCAAGGTAAAGAATCAAGGCTCGCTACATAATTTTTCATCAGCATTTTTGATAAGATTGATtttgaaggaaaataaataaataaataaataaagaaagaaagaaaaaaaggaaataagtaacTGATACCTGATACATTGGTTTACAACGATTATAGTATAGTACATCTTTACTATACCCATAGTTTTTAGTCATTCCATCAACTGACTTCATCTTCGTATATTGAGGAAGGTTAGCATAAGGTCATCTGTATGAAAAAGTCAAGGTAAATACTAGAAACCTTTCCGAAAATGAAAGCATAAAAGTAATCAGTGATAGCAAAaaccagggatttttttttccaaatttaccacTGTGGAGAAGGATATGCAAGCAATTCATCCCTCACAGGTAGACATTTTTTCttaactttcaaaaaaaaaaaattacaaatagtagtagtaattgattATTCTTTGACATTTCTGAAAGCCAAATAACCAGGTTTACTTTAGTGAAATTATCAAGCATTAAACCAGTTACTAAAATTTGCCTTTATTCACTTACTATGATTATTTTACACAACTCCATAaatcatacatatgtgtttaggTAAAGAAAGACAAGAGTCAAGTtagattagtatcattattctgcAATATTAGGAAAAATGGGGCAGTATGGCCTATAGAATTATAAcctaacttttctctctcttcttacatgCTGACAATCTGTTTCCGACATTTAAAAAAAGTCTGCACATTGTATAGTGCCTACTTGATATTTTTGAAAAGTAACCTGCAAAACTCTTGTACAACAAAGAAACAGGTGTCAGGCTCATATGACAGGATCCTCATACACTGTCTTCCGACAAGAGGAGATCTAAAATTTATTTTCACATCACAATACTGTATTTGTTTTGATGTAAATATTTGCTCGCAACTGGTCCAGGTTCCCAGTACTCAGTGCATTATTTCAACAACACAGTTATACTGAAAATATATACAGTGGGGAAGTAGTCATGATGTTTTGGCTCAAATCACTAAAAAGAATATGCAAAATCAAATAAGTTAGCTATTCAATCACTCTCTAATAACAATTCCTATTAAAGATGCACCTACTTGCATATTTAACAATGTCCTCTACCTGACTACAAGGTGGAAAAAatgcacatccatccatccatttgcTACGGCATAAAAAAAGAAGTTCATTCTTTTATGAACAGATAAACATTCATTCTTTACTTCCCTTGTGTTATctaaaacaacataaaatgaaataagatgaatCATCAATACAGTGTTAACATTTTCAAACAGTTTTGTAAAAATAATTCATTCTCTGTAATGTATTGCATAACAAGTGTTGGTCCATTAACACACAACAGCAATAGTGTACAGGTTAAAGTATGTTCTAATTTCTTTTGAATTCATAAatgcaaaaagaaataataataataaaaaaagattggACCTTCCATTTATATTTCAGAACTCAAACTAAGGAATAGTGATTGTACTAACTTGTGGCATCTTacttggtaaaaaaaagaaaaaaagaaaataacatgtaCCAGTGGGAATTTAGCTGCTTCTGTTCCTCATATTTTAGCAATATCGCAACACCAGAACCTCAAAAGACGGCACCTTTGCATTAATTTTTCCTAGGCTGTAAGAGTATCATCTGACTAATTATTAGTACATGATGCTTTTGAATGATAGAACATATACCGAGAAATTTATACTAGACTTTATTAGTGGCCCTGAGATTTCAAAATAAAACCTGGAAACATTTATGAAtataccccacccccaaccttagTTAACTAAACTACTTACACTATTGTcagctaattatatatatatgtgtgtgtgtgtgtgtgtgtgtgtgtgtgtgtgtgtgtgtgtgtgtgtgtgtgtgtgtgtgtgtgtgtgtgtgtgtgtgtgtgtgtgtgtgtgtgtgtgtgtgtgcatacatgtgtgtgtgtgtgtgtgtgtgcatacatgtgtgtgtgtctgtatgtgcatacatgtgtgtgtgtctgtatgtgcatacatgtgtgtgtgtctgtatgtgcatacatgtgtgtgtgtctgtatgtgcatacatgtgtgtgtgtctgaatgtgcatacatgtgtgtgtgtgtgtttgc
Coding sequences:
- the Upf1 gene encoding regulator of nonsense transcripts 1 — encoded protein: MSVDAYGPSSQSLTFYDTEEADLLGADTQGSEYEFNLTLGSQTQTQTQTQTQTHTQADLDKTQASQSQVTVNGDVVESQLEKVTEAVADLQFEEEEEESAFYTKELPEWACRYCGIHDPASVVMCNVCHKWFCNGRGNTSGSHIINHLVRAKHKEVSLHKDGLVRDTVLECYACAVKNVFVLGFIPAKAESVVVLLCRQPCAAQSSLRDMNWDPEQWKPLISDRALLPWLVRVPSEAEQLRARQITAQQINKLEELWKENASATFDDLERPGVDEEPQQVCLRYEDGFQYQNIFGPLVKLEADYDKKLKESQTQDKIEVRWDIGLNKKICAYFTLAKTDGDMRLMHGDELRLRYLGDLHKPWSGVGHVIKIPDNFGEEVGIELKSNVGVPTDCRDKFVVDFVWKSTSFDRMQAALRKFAVDDSSVSPYIYHRLLGHVEVDELLFRHIYLPKQLSAPNLPTLNNSQQYALKHALQRPLSLIQGPPGTGKTVTSATIVYQLVKQTGGSVLVCAPSNTAVDQLTEKIHKTGLKVVRLCAKSREAIDSPVSFLALHNQIRNLEDNGELQKLQQLKEETGELSSADEKRFRMLKKQAEKTLLEAADVICCTCVGAGDPRLARLKFHSILIDESMQATEPECMVPVVLGAKQVILVGDHCQLGPVVMCKKASRAGLSQSLFERLVVLGIRPFRLTVQYRMHPQLAQFPSNFFYEGSLQNGVVDADRTMKGVSFPWPQQDKPQFFYVTSGQEEIAGSGTSYLNRTEASSVEKLVTRFLNSGVKPEQIGVITPYEGQRAYLVQYMQYQGPLNQKLYQRLEVASVDAFQGREKDIIIMSCVRSNEHQGIGFLSDPRRLNVALTRARYGIIIVGNPKVLSKQGLWNHLLHHFKEKKVLVEGPLNNLKESMMQFSKPKRLINATNPGSHFMNTAMYDAREAMVPGSMYDRSGQLNGSAPPPSQCFRGPQYDMYGRAHDSLDYISADHSQPGLNNLPVPVGMFMNMAHVPPRFYQQHQQALAQARGGRGGARGGRTGGRKPNKNMGGSNALQLSQPFSQDPTTQSYSQPGLTQGHLSQGMSGPGLSGLSQGGLSQAELSQDSYMVDQFQSQTDGLLSQDSTYQGDRAFFTPASQTHHFSQPY